From a region of the Chitinophaga caseinilytica genome:
- a CDS encoding DUF5000 domain-containing lipoprotein: protein MPNKFTLAALAILLAAGACKRDEAGPVEKDGTPPGAVRNLTVENLHGAARISFELPGDKDLQYIKARYTAPGGTVRETRVSRFNRSLLMEGFGDTNPYTVTLFAVDKSENVSAPTEITVNPLEPPVWIVRRTLGIIPDFGGVNVSFENEEEKDLAIVVLSIDSLGQFSPRATQYTKLKKGDFSTRNMPNKPTRFGVYVRDRWGNLSDTLLTELTPLFEEQLDRTKMNGVILPGDAPIGHLGSIAGLFDGNTQAGFYHSSDDARMPQWFTYDMGVTAKLSRLVWFMRPGFFFSLHNPKEVEIWGSNNPNPNGSFDDSWVLLARSTQIKPSGLPEGQLSQADQDAALLGHTVTFPVNSPKVRYIRFKTLKNWSNGTYVNFHEIKMFGDTH, encoded by the coding sequence ATGCCAAACAAATTCACCCTCGCCGCATTGGCCATTTTACTGGCGGCGGGCGCCTGCAAAAGGGACGAGGCCGGTCCTGTGGAAAAGGACGGAACGCCTCCGGGCGCCGTCCGCAACCTGACCGTGGAAAACCTCCACGGCGCGGCAAGGATCAGCTTCGAATTGCCCGGGGATAAAGACCTTCAGTACATCAAAGCCCGATACACCGCCCCGGGAGGCACGGTGCGCGAAACCCGCGTGAGCCGTTTCAACCGCAGCCTCCTCATGGAAGGGTTCGGCGATACGAATCCCTACACCGTAACGCTTTTTGCGGTAGACAAGAGCGAGAACGTTTCCGCACCAACGGAAATCACCGTCAATCCCCTGGAACCGCCTGTCTGGATCGTGCGCAGAACGCTGGGTATCATTCCCGACTTCGGCGGCGTGAACGTTTCTTTCGAAAACGAAGAAGAGAAAGATCTCGCCATCGTGGTTTTGTCGATCGATTCGCTGGGCCAGTTTTCCCCCCGCGCCACACAATACACCAAACTGAAAAAAGGCGATTTCTCCACCCGGAACATGCCGAACAAACCCACCCGGTTCGGCGTGTACGTGCGCGACCGCTGGGGCAACCTGTCAGACACCCTCCTCACCGAGCTCACCCCGCTTTTCGAAGAGCAGCTCGACCGTACCAAAATGAATGGCGTGATATTGCCAGGAGACGCGCCCATCGGGCACCTTGGCTCCATCGCCGGCCTGTTCGACGGTAACACGCAGGCAGGTTTCTATCACTCTTCAGACGATGCGCGCATGCCGCAATGGTTCACCTACGACATGGGCGTTACCGCCAAGCTGAGCCGGCTGGTGTGGTTCATGCGCCCGGGGTTCTTCTTCAGCCTCCATAACCCGAAAGAAGTAGAGATCTGGGGCAGCAACAACCCCAATCCCAACGGCAGCTTCGACGATAGCTGGGTGCTGCTGGCCCGGTCTACACAGATCAAACCTTCCGGCCTGCCCGAAGGCCAGCTTTCCCAGGCCGACCAGGACGCCGCGCTACTCGGGCACACCGTCACCTTCCCGGTAAACTCGCCGAAAGTGAGATACATCCGCTTCAAAACGCTGAAGAACTGGTCGAACGGTACGTACGTGAATTTCCACGAGATCAAAATGTTCGGAGATACGCATTAA
- a CDS encoding DUF4998 domain-containing protein, producing MKELRISLLIGMIVLAAASCSKDKRDAYKDFMKGGEIIYPGRADTVLVKPGLNRIKLSVVLGNDPLVSQLRVFWSNNADSVTVPIKRTSGIDTIDVLVPNLKEGNYNFAVYTYDDEGHVSIMVNAFGVAYGQNYTSSLVNRTLRSVEQSTDGSQVLLNWGEPAGGELGTEVKYKGADGVEKTITVPSTEAVTTLPDYESRSQLTYRSQYKPDTMAFEFFYPPLSSATLPVFERQLAKSGFSVLELPTDVKSNHGWLMHYLWDGNINSGFATANQVPAWFTIDAGQSAALSRIKYWQATDRLYRIENVRTFEVYGSNSPAGDGSWDSWTKIGSFASVKPSGKPVGENTQEDVDFALAGEDFAVAAGTAKFRYYRFKLLTNWGNSAFFTMGEISLFTHDR from the coding sequence ATGAAAGAGTTACGCATTTCACTGTTAATCGGGATGATCGTTCTGGCCGCCGCATCCTGCTCCAAAGACAAACGCGACGCATATAAAGACTTTATGAAAGGCGGGGAAATCATCTATCCCGGCCGTGCAGATACCGTGCTCGTTAAACCCGGCCTCAACCGGATCAAATTGTCCGTAGTTTTGGGGAACGATCCGCTGGTGAGCCAGCTGCGCGTGTTCTGGAGCAATAACGCCGATTCTGTCACCGTGCCCATAAAGCGCACTTCCGGTATTGATACCATCGACGTGCTGGTGCCGAACCTGAAAGAAGGGAATTATAACTTCGCCGTGTATACCTACGACGATGAAGGCCATGTTTCCATCATGGTCAACGCTTTTGGCGTGGCATACGGCCAGAATTACACCAGCTCGCTGGTAAACCGTACGTTGCGTTCGGTGGAACAGTCGACCGACGGGAGCCAGGTGCTCCTGAACTGGGGAGAGCCGGCCGGCGGGGAACTGGGCACGGAAGTGAAGTATAAAGGCGCCGACGGGGTGGAAAAAACCATCACCGTTCCGTCTACAGAAGCGGTGACCACATTGCCCGATTACGAAAGCCGGTCGCAATTGACGTACCGTTCGCAATACAAGCCCGATACCATGGCGTTCGAGTTTTTCTATCCGCCCCTTTCTTCCGCCACGCTGCCCGTTTTTGAGCGGCAACTGGCAAAATCCGGGTTCAGTGTGCTGGAACTGCCGACCGATGTAAAAAGCAATCACGGCTGGCTGATGCATTACCTGTGGGATGGGAACATCAATTCAGGCTTCGCCACGGCCAACCAGGTGCCGGCGTGGTTCACCATCGACGCGGGGCAATCGGCCGCGCTGAGCCGCATCAAATACTGGCAGGCTACGGACAGGCTGTACAGGATCGAGAACGTGAGAACGTTCGAAGTGTACGGGAGCAACAGTCCGGCGGGCGACGGCAGTTGGGACAGCTGGACCAAAATCGGTTCCTTCGCGTCGGTGAAGCCGTCGGGCAAGCCGGTTGGGGAGAACACGCAGGAAGACGTGGACTTTGCGCTGGCGGGAGAAGATTTCGCCGTTGCCGCAGGCACCGCCAAATTCCGGTATTACCGCTTCAAACTGCTCACCAACTGGGGGAACAGTGCATTTTTTACCATGGGAGAAATATCGTTATTCACGCACGACCGGTAA
- a CDS encoding ROK family protein — MKITAVDIGGSHITVAAVDMESRTCNGGSRMQVDSRSPAGEILDCWAAAIARCAETHDGTQIAVAMPGPFDYASGVCRVRDQSKFDALYGVNVKDALAERLQIDAGNILFDNDATCFLRGHYFAGCFQENENVLGLTLGTGFGSVIRTGEGYFSPDYWCRSFGDSMADDYFSSRWLLHAFAALGGEKLTSVRELATRGNSGEVFRKFGANLAGFLSEAAPDVDAILLGGNIAKAYPLFGDALEAGLAAAGRHYRFQVSALGEEGILLGAAALREKEPVGSER, encoded by the coding sequence ATGAAGATCACAGCGGTGGACATTGGCGGCTCGCACATTACCGTAGCGGCCGTTGATATGGAAAGCAGGACATGTAACGGAGGTTCCCGGATGCAGGTGGATTCCCGGAGCCCGGCAGGCGAAATCCTCGATTGCTGGGCCGCCGCCATCGCCCGGTGCGCAGAAACGCATGATGGTACGCAGATAGCGGTGGCAATGCCGGGGCCGTTCGATTATGCGTCCGGCGTTTGCCGGGTCCGCGACCAGTCGAAGTTCGACGCACTGTACGGTGTGAATGTAAAGGACGCGCTGGCGGAAAGATTACAGATCGATGCCGGCAACATCCTTTTCGACAACGACGCCACCTGTTTCCTGCGCGGACATTACTTCGCAGGATGTTTCCAGGAAAACGAGAACGTGTTGGGACTGACGCTGGGAACGGGTTTTGGATCGGTGATCCGGACTGGAGAAGGGTATTTTTCGCCGGATTACTGGTGCCGGTCTTTCGGGGATTCCATGGCCGACGATTACTTTTCTTCCCGCTGGCTCCTGCATGCATTCGCGGCGCTGGGCGGAGAAAAGCTGACTTCCGTGCGGGAACTGGCTACCCGCGGAAATAGCGGCGAAGTGTTCCGGAAATTCGGCGCGAACCTGGCGGGTTTTCTGTCGGAAGCAGCGCCGGATGTAGATGCCATCCTGCTGGGCGGCAATATCGCAAAGGCGTACCCCTTGTTCGGGGATGCGCTGGAAGCGGGACTGGCCGCGGCTGGAAGGCATTACCGGTTCCAGGTGTCTGCACTCGGCGAAGAAGGCATTTTGCTGGGCGCGGCCGCTTTGCGGGAAAAGGAGCCGGTGGGTTCGGAACGATAA
- a CDS encoding CPCC family cysteine-rich protein produces the protein MDDVEIIAAFRARRAHYDTWLQANDVPFCTCPGCGFPTLQERCDFEICAVCNWEDDGQDDNSGSILDELQASGIRVSGPNGHLTLTENRINIGRKIEVHADLMQGEVDTDTGRVIQKIAFYRQRKSDIADRMTGDEHIHDHIWIEWKEVSKDLLMELMVPRETDSE, from the coding sequence ATGGACGACGTTGAAATCATAGCGGCTTTCCGCGCCCGCAGGGCGCATTACGACACCTGGCTGCAGGCGAACGATGTTCCCTTTTGTACCTGTCCGGGCTGTGGTTTCCCGACGCTGCAAGAACGATGCGACTTTGAGATCTGCGCCGTGTGTAATTGGGAAGACGATGGGCAGGACGACAATTCCGGCAGCATCCTGGACGAATTGCAGGCTTCGGGCATCAGAGTTTCCGGCCCCAACGGCCACCTTACCCTCACGGAAAACCGGATCAACATCGGCCGGAAAATTGAAGTGCATGCCGATTTGATGCAGGGCGAAGTGGATACCGATACCGGGCGCGTGATACAAAAGATCGCGTTCTACCGGCAACGCAAATCCGACATCGCAGACCGGATGACGGGCGACGAGCACATCCACGACCATATCTGGATCGAGTGGAAGGAAGTTTCCAAAGACCTGCTGATGGAATTGATGGTGCCCAGGGAAACAGATTCCGAATAA
- a CDS encoding MarR family winged helix-turn-helix transcriptional regulator, with protein MDFIKELGYKALDSRLKRISDRIAHDVRKFYKEQGLDIEPNWYLVFMLLRHGEAVPIAAIAERLGYAHPSVVILVRKMAEKKYLLVKQDSKDRRQQLVSLSPKAAKLLPQLEKIWDSCEKAILQVLADDLAILRHLDQIDAALKTRSFHDRFQQAYLDSSIS; from the coding sequence ATGGATTTTATTAAAGAACTGGGTTACAAGGCGCTGGACAGCCGGCTGAAGCGTATCAGCGACCGCATCGCGCACGACGTCCGGAAGTTCTACAAAGAACAGGGGCTGGACATTGAACCGAACTGGTACCTCGTTTTCATGCTGCTGCGCCACGGCGAAGCGGTCCCCATCGCCGCTATCGCCGAGCGGTTGGGATATGCGCACCCCTCGGTCGTGATCCTGGTGCGGAAAATGGCGGAAAAGAAATACCTGCTGGTGAAGCAGGATAGCAAAGACAGGCGCCAGCAGCTGGTTTCCCTGTCCCCCAAAGCCGCAAAACTGCTCCCGCAGCTGGAAAAAATCTGGGACAGCTGCGAAAAAGCCATCCTGCAGGTGCTGGCAGACGATCTCGCCATCCTCCGCCACCTCGACCAAATCGACGCTGCATTGAAAACACGATCTTTTCACGACCGCTTCCAGCAAGCTTACTTAGATTCCAGCATATCATGA
- a CDS encoding DUF4870 domain-containing protein codes for MDRKTVAIISYISIIGWLIAYFQYKDKPRDPFVAYHLKQALGIAVISIILGVAINVVVRIVPALSVVVYANIAILVLWVLGIINALNGLQKPVPVVGAMFERQFPFLDTKA; via the coding sequence ATGGACAGAAAAACCGTCGCGATCATTTCCTACATCAGCATCATCGGCTGGCTCATCGCCTATTTCCAGTACAAAGACAAGCCCCGCGATCCTTTCGTGGCCTATCATCTGAAGCAGGCATTGGGCATCGCGGTCATCAGCATCATCCTGGGCGTGGCCATCAATGTGGTAGTGCGGATCGTACCGGCACTGTCAGTAGTCGTATATGCCAACATCGCGATCCTCGTGCTGTGGGTGTTGGGCATCATCAACGCACTAAACGGCCTGCAAAAGCCCGTTCCCGTAGTCGGCGCGATGTTCGAACGGCAATTCCCCTTCCTCGATACAAAAGCGTAA
- a CDS encoding response regulator transcription factor, with translation MIKVLLIDDHPIVMEGLKNLLSRQEDFTIAGCCATGQEGLAAIAELAPDVVLLDINLPDVSGIDICRQVRKQDKDIRIIALSVHNERPVIKNLLASGANGYVLKNSVGEEIITAINTALNGETYLCRAARDILSTIQEGELAEIPKITRREKEIMLLVSKGLTTTQIAEQLFISSHTVESHRKNLIEKFDAGTMMAVIKLATQYGLM, from the coding sequence ATGATAAAAGTTTTGTTGATAGACGATCACCCGATCGTCATGGAAGGATTGAAGAACCTGCTTTCCCGGCAGGAAGATTTTACCATCGCAGGTTGTTGCGCCACCGGGCAGGAAGGCCTCGCCGCCATCGCGGAGCTCGCGCCAGACGTGGTGTTGCTGGACATCAACCTGCCCGACGTAAGCGGCATCGATATTTGCCGGCAGGTCCGCAAGCAAGACAAAGACATCCGCATCATCGCGCTGAGCGTGCATAACGAACGGCCCGTGATCAAAAACCTCCTGGCCAGCGGTGCCAACGGGTATGTGCTGAAGAATTCGGTAGGGGAAGAAATCATCACCGCCATCAATACCGCGTTGAACGGCGAAACCTACCTCTGCCGCGCCGCGCGCGATATCCTCAGCACCATCCAGGAAGGCGAACTGGCGGAAATCCCCAAGATCACACGGCGGGAAAAGGAGATCATGCTGCTCGTGAGCAAGGGCCTGACTACCACGCAGATCGCCGAGCAACTGTTTATCAGCTCCCATACTGTAGAAAGCCACCGGAAAAACCTCATCGAAAAATTCGACGCAGGCACGATGATGGCCGTCATCAAACTGGCGACGCAATACGGTTTGATGTAA